One region of Pseudoalteromonas galatheae genomic DNA includes:
- a CDS encoding ABC transporter ATP-binding protein, producing the protein MNNKHVIELKNITKKFVLGGMETLALRGVNLNVTQGEYLSISGPSGCGKSTLLNILGLLDSPSTGTYTIAGNDVSNLDVNQRATLRNKHIGFVFQSFNLIDELNVFDNIALPIKYSSTALSNTALKERIMTCLELVQMTHRAEHKPNQLSGGQQQRIAIARALANQPDILLIDEPTGNLDSKNGDAVMKMLSDLNAQGTTMCMVTHDPRYADMAKRKLFLLDGVMVDEMNLEMVG; encoded by the coding sequence ATGAATAATAAACATGTTATTGAACTTAAAAACATCACTAAAAAGTTTGTCCTCGGCGGAATGGAAACACTGGCACTGCGTGGCGTGAATCTGAATGTGACTCAAGGCGAATATCTGTCAATTTCAGGTCCATCGGGCTGCGGCAAGTCAACACTTTTAAACATTCTTGGTTTATTAGACAGCCCAAGTACCGGTACCTACACAATTGCGGGTAACGATGTCAGTAACCTTGACGTCAACCAAAGAGCCACACTAAGAAATAAACATATTGGTTTTGTATTTCAGTCATTTAACCTTATCGATGAGTTGAACGTCTTTGACAATATCGCCTTACCCATCAAGTACAGTAGCACTGCACTCTCAAATACTGCGTTAAAAGAACGGATAATGACTTGCTTAGAGTTAGTACAAATGACCCATAGAGCAGAGCATAAGCCCAATCAACTTTCTGGCGGGCAGCAACAACGTATCGCCATTGCCAGAGCGCTCGCCAATCAGCCAGATATTTTGCTTATTGATGAACCTACAGGAAACTTGGACTCAAAAAATGGCGATGCCGTAATGAAAATGCTGAGCGACCTAAACGCCCAAGGCACAACCATGTGTATGGTTACTCACGACCCTAGGTATGCAGACATGGCAAAACGTAAACTATTCTTGTTAGATGGGGTGATGGTAGATGAAATGAATTTGGAGATGGTGGGATGA
- a CDS encoding efflux RND transporter periplasmic adaptor subunit: MDIQVEHKKRNKINWLWAIGGTVFAVVIIWLLIQPSAQASLPMAKTWIAEVQQGDLEVSVSGYGQLKSRTPRLISAASDATVEEILLRPGAQVNPDSIIMRLQDANLAQSLKDAKRSLAQSQDQYLQLDINQQRELLSHQADLEILRSELESAELEVTAQGELVEDGVVSKLDYQRAVLTHRQLKRRINIEQQRIAQLQTLHKANLQLAQSNIDASNEAFLLVQDRVNKLTVRAGIKGVLQQLHVELGQSVSLGTQLVLVGSTTDLYAQLQIPQAYAQQIKLAQQVSINTRNDLIEGQVSRINPMVQNGNIEVEVTLPKSLPASARPELNIEGKVSIDKLSSALFIDKPVGAKPYSQATLYLVDKEKQQARAIQVHYGAETSQHIQLLSGASTNQQFILSDMASYANTPVVTLSK; this comes from the coding sequence ATGGATATACAAGTCGAACATAAAAAGCGCAACAAGATTAACTGGTTGTGGGCTATTGGCGGAACTGTTTTCGCCGTAGTTATTATATGGCTGCTAATACAACCCTCAGCGCAGGCATCTTTGCCTATGGCAAAAACATGGATTGCGGAGGTCCAGCAAGGGGATTTAGAGGTCAGTGTATCTGGATATGGTCAGCTTAAATCGAGAACGCCGCGTTTGATAAGTGCCGCAAGCGATGCCACGGTTGAAGAAATTTTGCTGCGCCCAGGTGCACAAGTTAACCCCGACAGCATCATCATGAGGTTACAAGATGCAAATTTGGCCCAATCTCTAAAAGATGCCAAACGCAGTTTGGCGCAATCGCAAGACCAATATCTACAGCTCGATATCAATCAACAACGAGAATTGCTGTCTCATCAAGCGGATTTAGAAATTCTGAGATCTGAGTTAGAAAGTGCCGAGCTGGAGGTTACCGCTCAAGGAGAATTGGTTGAAGATGGAGTTGTTTCTAAACTCGACTACCAACGCGCGGTACTTACCCATCGTCAGTTGAAACGCCGCATTAATATAGAGCAGCAGCGAATAGCGCAATTACAGACCTTACACAAAGCCAATCTACAGCTTGCGCAGTCGAATATTGATGCCAGTAATGAAGCATTTTTATTGGTACAAGATAGGGTAAATAAGCTCACGGTACGGGCTGGGATCAAAGGGGTCTTGCAGCAACTTCATGTGGAGCTTGGACAAAGCGTGTCTCTTGGCACTCAATTGGTGTTGGTTGGCAGCACTACCGATTTATATGCGCAACTGCAGATCCCACAAGCCTATGCTCAGCAAATAAAGTTGGCTCAGCAGGTGAGCATCAATACTCGTAACGACTTAATTGAAGGCCAAGTGTCGCGCATTAATCCAATGGTACAAAATGGCAATATTGAAGTTGAGGTGACACTGCCTAAAAGCCTGCCCGCGAGTGCTCGTCCCGAACTAAATATTGAGGGGAAAGTCTCTATCGACAAATTGAGTTCCGCACTGTTCATCGACAAACCCGTCGGTGCAAAACCTTATAGTCAAGCAACCTTATATCTTGTTGATAAAGAAAAACAACAAGCCCGTGCAATTCAAGTACACTATGGCGCAGAAACGTCACAGCACATTCAGCTGCTCAGTGGCGCTTCGACAAATCAGCAGTTTATTTTGTCGGATATGGCATCTTATGCCAATACACCCGTAGTGACTTTGAGCAAATAA
- a CDS encoding VOC family protein, with protein sequence MQLDHFLFRAHDMAKMATFFEQVLRLKEGLRPPFPFPGKWFYGDQQQPFIHLVEQSPHTQAQAEYLGSAQTASMGTSNIDHIAFRGDDYLGLITRLERFGVRYEERDVPISNEHQVFIFAPESLKIEVLFPRHINSLIQ encoded by the coding sequence ATGCAGTTAGATCACTTTTTGTTTAGGGCACATGACATGGCAAAGATGGCAACCTTTTTTGAGCAGGTGCTTAGGCTTAAAGAAGGCTTACGTCCACCTTTCCCATTTCCAGGAAAGTGGTTCTATGGCGACCAACAGCAACCTTTCATTCATCTGGTTGAACAATCACCACATACCCAAGCACAGGCTGAATACCTCGGTTCTGCGCAAACCGCAAGCATGGGTACTAGCAACATAGATCATATTGCATTTCGTGGTGACGATTACCTCGGGTTAATCACCCGATTAGAGCGTTTTGGCGTTCGCTACGAGGAGCGAGATGTCCCTATTAGCAATGAGCACCAAGTTTTTATCTTTGCACCTGAATCTCTAAAAATTGAAGTGCTATTTCCACGCCACATCAACTCACTAATCCAATAA
- a CDS encoding FtsX-like permease family protein, producing the protein MIKEEFKLALSNLRKLPGFSLTVLFTLALTLAALTVVININHRLITQPLPYPDADKLWVTDQSETINGETQYGFQLLSTQFRLYQDKQFIDKMAMMHLVSSRFMDIKGMPTVDIIRVTPEFFELLGTPLHLGRALKKDEGVSDEQKVLVLSYQSWITHFNANPDVVGSYTSINRERYQIIGVTGEAFEVPEIFGGFPVSGFSSFPEPVTTTSHWNSISSEFNGIARLKAGVNIEQMNHALGEQINTLYQSRENVAPDTRIGAKFTPLRDKIVARSDELAITLLFSAAVLVLIALTNVVNLFLSRAAQKQRTIAIQAALGAKPTHIFVSMFCESVLLVGAATILGLLLAEWLNVWLANDLSYLFSRMQSLTLDWPTIVVACALSLIISLLIAWFTSKQVNYHALTDALHSSGKGTGAQISKRTRQALVALQVCFASILLFLAANKLIPAYAQMTHPTGFNTEHLYYVRIDGSATEIDSFELGKQIKQLLANQASIASVSASYTSPLQMGWQNYLYDQNIALIGIVSLSFYDEDGFTALSLPLEQGSRFTPIMTSGSDNNEIILSASLAKRLYKDENPIGQTLYADREEPRKVVGVVSDIYVPTGNRGYTLERYYLPVTEGSTSFIIKGNSALSKVQLTHALKAIHPSLNFAFFEPVDDMLTQRLRQTWLQAMLTVALLALTLSLAGAGIYGVLNYSVQMRRYELGIHLSLGAHTHKLISQVLKQSLTPVMIGLGVSALAIAIGYGILTKISTDTISVSWFAVTVTIPIMLLIALIASYLPVQRVISQDPIKALRNE; encoded by the coding sequence ATGATAAAAGAGGAATTTAAGCTCGCACTGTCAAACCTTAGGAAGCTTCCGGGATTTAGTCTTACCGTGCTTTTCACCCTAGCATTAACCTTAGCAGCGCTGACGGTGGTGATTAATATCAATCATAGACTGATCACACAACCGCTTCCCTACCCTGATGCAGACAAGCTGTGGGTGACCGATCAAAGCGAAACCATTAATGGAGAAACCCAATATGGATTCCAACTGCTCTCTACCCAGTTTCGACTATATCAAGATAAGCAATTTATCGACAAAATGGCGATGATGCACTTGGTATCATCTCGTTTTATGGACATTAAGGGTATGCCCACGGTAGACATTATTCGAGTGACTCCCGAATTCTTTGAGTTGTTGGGTACTCCATTGCACCTTGGTCGCGCGCTAAAAAAAGATGAAGGTGTCAGCGACGAACAAAAAGTCTTGGTACTGAGTTACCAGTCTTGGATAACGCATTTTAATGCCAACCCAGATGTCGTTGGTAGCTACACGAGCATCAATCGTGAGCGCTATCAAATTATCGGAGTAACGGGAGAAGCGTTTGAAGTGCCTGAAATTTTTGGTGGCTTCCCCGTTAGCGGTTTTAGTAGCTTTCCGGAGCCTGTCACCACTACCTCGCATTGGAATAGTATCAGCAGTGAATTTAACGGCATCGCTCGGCTTAAAGCGGGTGTAAACATAGAGCAGATGAATCATGCGCTGGGCGAGCAAATTAACACGCTTTACCAATCCCGTGAGAACGTAGCGCCCGACACGCGAATTGGCGCTAAGTTTACACCACTGCGCGACAAAATCGTTGCACGAAGTGATGAACTAGCAATTACCTTATTATTCTCAGCTGCAGTTTTGGTGCTCATTGCCCTGACTAATGTGGTTAATTTATTTCTCTCAAGAGCTGCGCAAAAACAGCGCACCATAGCAATTCAAGCGGCACTGGGGGCAAAGCCTACTCACATTTTTGTCAGTATGTTTTGTGAAAGCGTGCTGTTAGTGGGCGCAGCCACTATACTCGGATTATTGCTTGCCGAGTGGTTGAATGTTTGGTTAGCAAACGACTTGAGCTATTTATTTAGTCGCATGCAGAGCTTAACTCTGGACTGGCCGACCATAGTGGTTGCTTGTGCACTGAGTCTGATAATATCGCTTCTCATCGCCTGGTTTACCAGTAAACAAGTAAACTATCATGCACTGACAGATGCGCTACACAGCAGCGGTAAAGGCACTGGCGCGCAAATTTCCAAGCGTACTCGTCAAGCGTTGGTGGCATTACAAGTGTGCTTTGCCAGTATTTTACTCTTTCTTGCAGCCAACAAATTAATTCCCGCATACGCGCAAATGACTCATCCCACAGGGTTTAATACTGAGCATTTGTACTATGTCCGTATTGATGGCAGTGCCACAGAAATAGATAGCTTTGAGCTTGGCAAACAAATCAAACAGCTTTTAGCCAATCAAGCAAGCATCGCATCGGTCTCAGCAAGTTACACTTCACCGCTACAAATGGGGTGGCAAAACTATTTGTATGATCAAAATATTGCGCTGATCGGTATCGTCAGTTTGTCCTTTTACGACGAGGACGGTTTCACTGCGCTTTCACTGCCACTTGAGCAAGGAAGCCGATTTACACCGATTATGACATCAGGCTCAGACAACAATGAAATAATTCTCTCAGCCTCACTCGCTAAGCGTTTGTACAAAGATGAAAATCCAATCGGTCAAACCCTCTATGCAGACAGAGAAGAGCCAAGAAAAGTGGTTGGGGTTGTAAGTGATATTTACGTGCCTACAGGCAACCGAGGCTATACCTTAGAGCGCTATTACTTGCCTGTCACCGAAGGTAGCACATCCTTTATTATCAAAGGGAATTCTGCACTGTCAAAAGTCCAATTAACTCATGCTCTCAAGGCCATTCATCCGAGTCTAAACTTTGCTTTCTTTGAGCCTGTAGATGACATGCTCACCCAGAGGTTAAGACAAACTTGGCTGCAAGCAATGTTGACTGTTGCCCTATTAGCCCTTACCTTAAGCCTAGCTGGTGCTGGGATCTACGGCGTGCTCAACTACAGTGTACAAATGCGTCGCTATGAGCTTGGTATTCACTTGTCATTGGGTGCACATACACACAAACTGATATCACAAGTGCTCAAGCAAAGTCTAACACCTGTAATGATTGGCCTTGGAGTGAGTGCATTAGCCATTGCAATCGGGTATGGAATTTTGACAAAGATAAGCACAGATACTATTTCCGTGAGCTGGTTCGCCGTAACCGTGACAATCCCTATCATGCTGCTGATCGCGCTCATCGCAAGCTATTTACCAGTGCAAAGAGTGATAAGCCAAGATCCCATTAAAGCGCTAAGAAACGAATAA
- a CDS encoding LysR family transcriptional regulator, with protein sequence MKSKADDMALFVQVVRSDGLAAAGRVLGLSPASMTARINALEAHYKTRLLTRNTRSIKLTEAGERFYQGCVRVIEEVAAAEALLQDADPDLRGTLKIAASSDFGRQYVVPAVAEFATQHPQVVVNLSLGEGLVKLVESGTDIAIRYGNLNDSSLISRPLLNNRRMLVAAPNYLEQYGTPDCYQALQQHRCLVLERAGQALNDWYFLDKDTQATIIETVPTCLVSSDGEVLRNWAIQGLGITIKSWLDVHKDIKAGRLVELLPTQTLGFSPTDSDKVALQAIYPSRQFQPRQVKAFLAFFSEYLQQMQN encoded by the coding sequence ATGAAAAGCAAAGCAGACGATATGGCGCTTTTTGTTCAAGTGGTGCGCTCTGATGGCTTAGCTGCAGCAGGGCGAGTATTAGGGCTTTCTCCTGCGAGCATGACAGCCCGGATCAATGCACTTGAAGCGCACTATAAAACCCGTTTACTGACTCGAAACACCAGAAGTATCAAACTAACGGAAGCGGGAGAGCGGTTTTACCAAGGCTGCGTGCGAGTTATTGAGGAGGTTGCGGCGGCGGAGGCGTTACTGCAAGATGCCGATCCCGATTTGAGAGGCACACTCAAAATTGCGGCAAGCTCAGATTTTGGCCGTCAGTATGTGGTTCCCGCCGTTGCGGAGTTTGCCACGCAGCATCCACAGGTGGTGGTTAACTTGAGCTTAGGGGAGGGCTTAGTTAAATTAGTTGAGTCTGGCACTGATATCGCCATTCGCTATGGTAATTTAAATGATAGCAGTTTGATATCTCGGCCTCTGTTAAACAACCGCAGAATGCTGGTGGCCGCTCCAAACTATCTCGAACAGTATGGTACGCCAGATTGCTATCAAGCATTACAGCAACATCGTTGTCTAGTACTGGAAAGAGCGGGACAGGCGCTAAACGATTGGTATTTTCTCGATAAAGACACGCAAGCAACCATCATTGAAACCGTGCCTACTTGTTTAGTGAGTTCAGATGGCGAAGTCCTACGAAACTGGGCTATTCAAGGACTTGGGATCACCATCAAGTCATGGCTGGATGTTCACAAAGATATTAAAGCGGGGCGATTGGTGGAGTTGTTGCCAACTCAAACATTGGGATTTAGTCCAACGGACTCAGACAAAGTCGCGCTGCAAGCGATTTATCCATCTAGGCAGTTTCAACCTCGCCAAGTCAAAGCATTTCTGGCCTTTTTTAGCGAGTATTTACAACAAATGCAGAATTGA
- a CDS encoding alkene reductase — protein MSDPLLFTQKKLGNLILPNRILMAPMTRSRTTQPGDIPNQLMAKYYAQRASAGLIISEATQISCQGKGYSFTPGIYTASQVAGWKEITHAVQQKGGRIFCQLWHVGRMSHSTFHEDGQPVAPSALAPDAQVWVVNEKGVGEMVDCPTPRALATQEVQSIVEDYVHAAENAMIAGFNGVEIHAGNGYLIDQFLRRSSNLRHDQYGGSKENRIRFAVEVITAISQAIGAEKVGIRLAPFITQRGMQDEEAIDTILLAAEHFNRLGIAYVHLAEADWDDAPVVTESFRQALRRKFHGAIIVAGNYEPEQAEALIEQGLVDFVAFGRKFISNPDLVYRLTHQLPLSPINPDAPLFGGSEQGYTDYADFQQLRAKGAI, from the coding sequence ATGTCTGATCCATTGTTATTTACGCAGAAAAAACTCGGTAATTTAATCTTACCAAACCGCATTTTGATGGCGCCAATGACTCGCTCTCGAACAACACAACCGGGAGATATTCCAAACCAGTTGATGGCAAAGTACTACGCCCAACGCGCTTCGGCAGGGCTTATCATTAGTGAAGCCACACAAATCTCTTGTCAGGGCAAAGGATATTCATTTACTCCCGGAATTTATACTGCTTCGCAGGTTGCTGGATGGAAAGAAATCACCCATGCAGTCCAGCAAAAAGGTGGCCGTATCTTCTGTCAGCTTTGGCATGTCGGTCGTATGTCTCACTCCACTTTTCATGAAGATGGCCAACCCGTCGCCCCCTCAGCACTCGCGCCCGACGCGCAAGTGTGGGTGGTCAATGAGAAAGGAGTGGGTGAAATGGTCGATTGCCCAACACCACGCGCACTGGCAACCCAAGAAGTACAGAGCATAGTCGAAGATTATGTCCATGCGGCTGAGAATGCCATGATCGCAGGGTTTAATGGCGTCGAGATCCACGCTGGTAATGGCTACTTAATTGACCAATTTTTACGCCGCAGTTCTAATCTACGTCATGATCAATATGGTGGCTCGAAGGAAAACCGAATTCGCTTTGCGGTTGAAGTTATCACCGCGATTAGCCAAGCAATTGGGGCTGAAAAAGTAGGGATCCGATTAGCACCTTTTATTACTCAACGTGGCATGCAAGACGAAGAGGCCATTGATACTATCTTGCTCGCCGCGGAGCACTTTAACCGCTTAGGCATTGCCTATGTGCACTTAGCCGAAGCGGACTGGGATGATGCGCCAGTCGTGACGGAGAGCTTTAGGCAAGCACTAAGAAGAAAATTCCACGGCGCCATTATTGTGGCGGGAAATTACGAGCCAGAGCAAGCCGAAGCCCTTATTGAACAAGGCCTAGTCGACTTTGTGGCTTTTGGTCGCAAATTTATCTCCAACCCAGATCTCGTATACCGTCTGACTCATCAATTACCTTTGAGTCCAATCAACCCTGATGCGCCTTTGTTTGGTGGTAGCGAGCAGGGCTACACCGACTATGCAGATTTTCAACAATTAAGAGCAAAAGGTGCAATATGA
- a CDS encoding HAD family hydrolase: MAIGNIKHVIFDVGNVFVRWSPEEIVRLTFGNQCDVESLAKQLFHSEIWFAINRGELTEADTKHAFMQTCHLTSEQADELFFYIKESLIPLHGTLSLMQRLKAAGYSAYALTDNVHEIVSHLKARHTFWQHFDGEIISAELGCMKPGKAIFTHLLERYQLAADDCVFLDDVLANVEGAKLVGLHGIQFFNAAQAERELRELGLVF, encoded by the coding sequence ATGGCAATTGGCAATATTAAACACGTAATTTTTGACGTAGGTAACGTATTTGTGAGGTGGTCACCAGAGGAGATAGTTCGGCTTACCTTTGGCAACCAATGCGACGTTGAGAGTCTAGCTAAGCAGCTGTTCCACAGTGAGATTTGGTTTGCTATTAACCGAGGCGAACTGACTGAAGCAGACACCAAGCACGCTTTTATGCAAACCTGTCACTTAACCTCAGAGCAAGCTGATGAACTGTTCTTTTATATCAAAGAATCACTGATCCCACTTCATGGCACGCTTTCACTGATGCAGCGCCTAAAGGCAGCGGGATATAGTGCATATGCCTTAACCGATAATGTGCACGAGATTGTGAGTCACCTAAAAGCGCGTCATACTTTCTGGCAACACTTTGATGGAGAAATTATTTCTGCTGAGCTTGGCTGCATGAAGCCCGGTAAAGCTATTTTTACTCACTTACTGGAGCGTTACCAACTAGCAGCAGATGACTGTGTTTTTCTTGATGATGTCTTAGCGAACGTTGAAGGTGCAAAGCTGGTCGGATTGCATGGCATTCAGTTCTTTAATGCGGCGCAAGCTGAGCGCGAGTTACGTGAGCTAGGATTAGTGTTTTAA
- the ggt gene encoding gamma-glutamyltransferase, whose translation MRKLTALVWSCSVSLCVGVASGNTVQADESPIFSSKATAQPIWAEHGMVSSQEALASQIGVEVLKQGGNAVDAAVAVGFSLAVTLPRAGNIGGGGFMLVHLAKENKTIAIDYREMAPSRAHKDIFIDENGEVNPKLSLQHGLAVGVPGTVMGMELALEKYGTMTLRQVIQPAIKLARDGIKVTSDLANSLSHNYIKERMLGVPASKAVFYKKDGSSYKPNEWLVQADLAHSLELVAEKGSAGFYQGETAKKIVAAVEAAGGIMSLDDLKDYKAVEREPVKGTYRGYDIVSMPPPSSGGVHIIEMLNMLEQYPIGELGHNSAATVHLMAEVMKRAYADRSEYLGDPDFYDVPVKALVDKQYAKQRSKQINADKATPSREIKPGKLLPYESNQTTHYSVVDKWGNAVSNTYTLNFSYGSGIVAAGTGILLNNEMDDFSAKPGTPNGFGLVGGEANAVEGKKRPLSSMTPTIVMKEGKPFLVTGSPGGSRIITTTLQIILNVIDHGLNIAEATVAPRIHHQWLPDEIRIERSLNVDTRRLLENKGHTLSEQNAMGSTQSIMLTDKGLFGSSDPRRADSAAVGY comes from the coding sequence ATGCGTAAATTAACAGCCTTGGTGTGGTCTTGCTCTGTTTCCTTGTGCGTGGGTGTAGCGTCTGGTAACACGGTGCAAGCTGACGAGTCACCAATATTTAGTTCTAAAGCCACAGCACAGCCAATATGGGCTGAACACGGCATGGTATCTAGCCAAGAGGCACTTGCTAGTCAAATTGGTGTAGAGGTTTTAAAGCAAGGTGGCAATGCTGTTGATGCGGCTGTCGCAGTAGGTTTTAGTCTTGCCGTGACCTTGCCAAGAGCCGGAAATATCGGTGGCGGTGGCTTTATGCTAGTGCATCTGGCGAAAGAGAATAAAACCATTGCGATTGATTATCGCGAAATGGCGCCGAGTCGTGCGCACAAAGATATCTTTATTGATGAAAACGGCGAGGTAAACCCAAAGCTAAGCCTTCAACACGGCCTTGCCGTGGGCGTTCCCGGAACGGTTATGGGGATGGAGTTGGCACTCGAGAAATACGGCACTATGACACTTAGGCAAGTTATTCAGCCTGCAATTAAATTAGCACGTGATGGCATTAAAGTGACCTCTGATTTAGCCAATTCGCTTTCTCATAATTATATTAAAGAACGAATGCTTGGTGTGCCGGCATCTAAGGCTGTGTTTTATAAAAAAGATGGTAGCAGCTATAAGCCAAATGAATGGCTGGTTCAGGCTGATTTGGCTCACTCTTTGGAACTTGTTGCCGAAAAAGGCAGCGCGGGCTTTTATCAGGGTGAGACAGCAAAGAAAATAGTTGCTGCGGTAGAAGCTGCTGGCGGCATTATGTCGCTGGATGACTTAAAAGACTATAAAGCGGTGGAGCGAGAGCCAGTAAAAGGTACATACCGCGGCTACGACATCGTTTCTATGCCACCTCCTTCATCTGGTGGTGTGCATATCATAGAGATGCTGAATATGCTGGAGCAATACCCTATTGGTGAGCTTGGGCATAATAGCGCTGCTACCGTCCATTTAATGGCTGAGGTCATGAAACGTGCGTATGCTGACCGCAGTGAATATTTGGGCGACCCCGATTTCTACGACGTACCCGTTAAAGCTTTGGTGGATAAGCAATATGCAAAGCAGCGCAGTAAACAAATAAATGCAGACAAAGCGACGCCAAGTCGTGAGATTAAGCCCGGTAAATTATTACCTTATGAGAGTAACCAGACCACGCATTATTCTGTGGTAGATAAGTGGGGCAATGCAGTGAGTAACACTTATACGCTCAACTTTAGCTATGGCTCAGGTATTGTCGCGGCTGGCACAGGCATTCTACTTAACAACGAAATGGATGATTTCTCGGCAAAGCCCGGCACACCAAACGGTTTTGGCTTGGTTGGTGGAGAAGCTAACGCCGTTGAAGGAAAAAAGCGCCCTTTGAGCTCGATGACACCCACGATTGTAATGAAAGAGGGTAAACCCTTTTTGGTAACGGGTAGCCCGGGTGGCTCGCGTATTATCACCACCACGCTGCAAATCATTTTGAATGTTATTGATCATGGCTTAAACATTGCCGAAGCAACCGTGGCTCCGCGTATTCACCACCAATGGTTACCAGATGAAATTCGTATTGAACGTAGCTTAAATGTGGATACTCGACGTCTACTTGAAAACAAAGGACACACACTTTCAGAGCAGAATGCGATGGGCTCAACCCAGTCAATCATGCTTACCGATAAAGGTCTATTTGGCTCCTCAGATCCAAGGCGTGCAGATAGCGCAGCGGTGGGGTACTAA
- a CDS encoding YbhB/YbcL family Raf kinase inhibitor-like protein: MKPLLLNFSLASMALLGATNAISAPEFTLESPDLVAEKSIRPFQYWDQFGCEGNSTRPTLVWSNAPKQTKSFAVTFYDQDAPTGSGFWHWQIYNLPKDTTRLAETLPSQAVEGNTDLGKPGYFGPCPPIGRKHKYTFTVHALDVDTLPVPTGATAPLTGFFIHQHSLAQATLSVYAGPRAAGE, translated from the coding sequence ATGAAGCCATTATTACTGAATTTTTCCCTAGCCTCCATGGCATTACTTGGTGCAACCAATGCAATTTCAGCACCTGAGTTTACATTAGAAAGCCCAGATCTTGTTGCCGAAAAATCTATTCGGCCATTTCAATACTGGGATCAATTTGGCTGCGAGGGTAACAGCACACGGCCAACCTTAGTTTGGTCAAATGCACCTAAACAAACCAAGAGCTTTGCGGTGACGTTTTACGATCAAGACGCGCCAACCGGCAGCGGATTTTGGCACTGGCAAATCTATAACCTGCCCAAAGACACAACTAGGCTTGCAGAAACTTTACCAAGCCAAGCCGTTGAAGGTAATACGGATTTAGGAAAGCCAGGGTACTTTGGCCCGTGCCCGCCTATAGGCCGCAAACATAAATACACCTTTACCGTGCATGCACTAGATGTAGACACACTCCCCGTGCCAACTGGTGCAACGGCACCACTTACTGGATTTTTTATCCACCAGCATAGCTTAGCGCAGGCAACACTCTCTGTGTATGCCGGCCCAAGAGCCGCAGGAGAATAA
- a CDS encoding polysaccharide deacetylase family protein has product MCTTLTTSIRALLTAIALLTGTAHGVEVESGHHWPDDAQLVISISMQFEATAQDPSDPGPFPQQEAGYPDTIAPTWYQYGMNEGIPRLLKLWDKHNIKVTSHMVGKAAELNPKLAKMVAEKGHEISGHGQSWTPQYSMTPEEERASYIHSANVLEKITGQRPKGFNAFWMRHSEQTLTILQSLGFVYHIDDLSRDEPSFTPVNGKPFVVVPYTFRNNDIVRYGGSSAMTAKAYLQELKDEFDVLYEEGKSQRRMMSISAHDRLAGSPARVKALDDFIRYAKSHPKVKFMRKIDIAKWTLKQQDVPINPERVF; this is encoded by the coding sequence ATGTGTACTACATTGACCACAAGTATTCGAGCACTACTAACAGCAATCGCCCTGCTTACAGGCACAGCCCACGGCGTCGAAGTAGAATCTGGTCATCACTGGCCTGATGATGCTCAATTGGTGATCTCTATCTCCATGCAGTTTGAAGCAACCGCGCAAGACCCAAGCGATCCTGGGCCATTTCCTCAGCAAGAAGCGGGCTACCCCGACACCATCGCTCCTACTTGGTATCAGTACGGTATGAATGAAGGGATCCCAAGATTGCTCAAGCTTTGGGACAAGCATAACATCAAAGTGACGTCCCACATGGTAGGAAAAGCTGCTGAGCTTAACCCTAAACTTGCCAAAATGGTGGCAGAAAAAGGGCATGAAATTTCAGGCCATGGACAAAGCTGGACACCACAATATTCAATGACCCCCGAAGAAGAACGGGCGTCTTATATTCACAGTGCAAACGTGCTTGAAAAGATCACGGGACAAAGACCAAAAGGCTTTAATGCATTTTGGATGCGCCACTCTGAGCAAACATTAACTATTTTGCAGTCCCTTGGCTTTGTCTACCATATTGATGATTTATCTCGGGATGAGCCTTCGTTTACTCCCGTGAATGGCAAGCCTTTCGTAGTTGTCCCCTACACCTTTAGAAACAACGATATAGTGCGCTACGGTGGCAGCTCTGCAATGACAGCAAAAGCCTATTTACAAGAGTTAAAGGACGAGTTTGATGTGCTTTATGAAGAAGGAAAATCCCAGCGCCGGATGATGTCTATTAGTGCACACGACAGGCTCGCAGGCAGCCCTGCTCGCGTAAAAGCACTTGACGACTTTATTCGTTACGCTAAATCGCATCCAAAGGTTAAGTTTATGCGCAAAATAGACATAGCGAAATGGACCCTAAAGCAGCAAGACGTACCAATCAACCCAGAACGTGTGTTTTAA